A genomic window from Ignavibacteria bacterium includes:
- the nusA gene encoding transcription termination factor NusA, protein MKSEIVESFSQMVKDKKIDRDLLESIIKEVFGMMIKKKYGQNANYDVIVNMDKGDIEMYVSKAVVETVTDPETEITVEEANERSGEELEVGDDYTEVLDYVSFGRRHIVNLKQNLNQKIREVEKEIIYNDYKDLVGEIIVGEIYQIKPHSILLIHNGHEIQFPKGEQIARERYKKGESIRVYVKEVSKKSSGPPSIIVSRSADDFLKKLFELEIPEIYDGVIEIKGVAREPGERAKVAVYSYDDRIDAVGACVGMKGIRIHSIVRELANENIDVINYSDDIGLYIARALAPAKLKDIYLDKANKVAKIVADEDQISLIIGKNGQNIKLASKLTEYEIDVERNSGRPKDIEEALERELELQAEEAENEELEEAEDSAENEDENIPKLPKDMKDSDDDDDDSDDDGDDDEEEGEEEEGGEEVAEEEKK, encoded by the coding sequence ATGAAATCTGAGATAGTTGAATCCTTTTCACAAATGGTGAAGGATAAAAAAATCGACAGGGACCTGCTTGAAAGTATAATCAAGGAAGTGTTCGGGATGATGATAAAGAAAAAGTACGGGCAGAATGCAAACTACGACGTAATTGTGAATATGGATAAAGGCGATATTGAAATGTATGTTTCAAAGGCTGTTGTTGAAACAGTTACCGATCCTGAAACAGAGATTACGGTCGAAGAGGCAAATGAGCGTTCAGGCGAAGAGCTTGAAGTTGGTGATGATTACACCGAAGTACTTGATTATGTTTCCTTCGGAAGAAGACATATTGTGAACCTGAAGCAGAACCTGAACCAGAAGATCCGTGAAGTAGAGAAGGAAATTATTTATAACGACTATAAAGATCTTGTCGGTGAAATTATTGTCGGAGAGATCTACCAGATAAAGCCTCACAGCATTCTGCTTATCCACAACGGGCATGAAATACAGTTCCCTAAAGGTGAACAGATCGCCCGCGAGCGGTACAAAAAAGGCGAATCAATAAGAGTATACGTTAAGGAAGTATCTAAGAAGTCTTCGGGACCGCCTTCAATCATAGTATCGCGCTCCGCTGATGATTTCTTAAAGAAATTATTTGAGCTTGAAATCCCCGAAATTTATGACGGTGTGATAGAGATAAAAGGAGTAGCGCGTGAACCGGGTGAAAGAGCCAAGGTAGCGGTTTATTCTTACGATGACAGGATAGACGCAGTTGGCGCATGTGTTGGTATGAAGGGCATCAGGATACACTCCATAGTGCGTGAGCTTGCCAATGAGAATATTGATGTAATTAATTACAGCGATGATATTGGACTGTATATTGCAAGAGCTCTTGCCCCGGCCAAGCTTAAGGATATATATCTTGATAAAGCCAATAAAGTAGCAAAGATCGTAGCTGATGAAGACCAGATCTCGCTGATAATCGGCAAGAACGGCCAGAACATTAAGCTTGCAAGCAAGCTGACGGAATATGAAATTGATGTAGAGCGCAACAGCGGCAGGCCGAAAGATATTGAAGAAGCTCTTGAGCGCGAGCTTGAGCTTCAGGCTGAAGAAGCTGAAAACGAAGAACTGGAGGAAGCTGAAGATTCAGCTGAAAATGAGGATGAAAACATTCCCAAGCTGCCAAAGGATATGAAAGATTCAGATGATGACGATGATGATTCAGATGATGATGGAGACGACGACGAAGAAGAAGGTGAAGAAGAAGAGGGCGGCGAAGAAGTAGCAGAAGAGGAAAAGAAATAA
- the infB gene encoding translation initiation factor IF-2 — MPETTNKGSKGIQISKIAKEVNRQSGEILEYLKRIGVEVGGVMSKVDESAYQKVLGHFKSDLEEAEKHKQKLVEFKKKHKGIEIAEIEDEVRKEKEKKLKEEEEKQKLKEAEDKVKVERESQLQKDLEEKRRLIKEKEAEIERQKQKEAEEKRLAELEALKPKKEEPVKTEAVKPAELPQVKKPEETKEAVKPADKKPFTQKPGEFKTKRHDDRHGRKDGGGYKGKGTGTGTGTGQGSQSTGYKKPGGYQGRKTGGTFERVTIKDDFRKNKKPAPGQKPGFKKPFTSREDEKKKDDKGVVKPATENADALAKKRDFDKNLKSKKQKYQDGAEAKKKKKLADEEVTAEIEEAIRETMAKMDESGSATARQQLRKKKKKERLEQEQKEAEEVLARANIIQVTEFASTSELATLMGIEVSQLIQKCFELGMMVTINQRLDKDLITLLADEFGFKIEFQKEYEVDALADIVDDETKLIHRPPVVTIMGHVDHGKTSLLDYIRKASVVAGEAGGITQHIGAYQVKLEDGRLISFLDTPGHEAFTAMRARGAQITDIVVLVVAADDSVMPQTIEAINHALAANVPIVVAINKIDKPNADPTKIKTQLSEKGVLVEEWGGKYQSVEISAKQGTNVDQLLEKILVEAEVLDLKANPDRNARGAIVEAKLDKGKGITATVLVQKGTLRLGDSFVAGNYNGRVKAMYDERGHKVNEAKPATPVQVLGFDGMPQAGDVLVSMDSEREAREIALKRQQLKREQDFRQVRFITLDDISKQIKEGKQVDLNVIIKGDVDGSVEALSDSLLKLGTSEVKVSIIHKAIGEITEYDVLLAAASSAIIVGFNVRPNLKARKLAEAEKVDIRLHNIIYDVINEIKLALEGLLEPEKTEEVLATVEVRETFKVPKIGTVAGCYVVDGKVVRNNKVRLLRDGFVVFDGHINALKRFKDDVREVEQGFECGMSLENFNDIKVGDIVESYTIVETKRKLEQK, encoded by the coding sequence ATGCCCGAAACAACAAATAAAGGTTCAAAAGGAATACAGATATCAAAGATTGCCAAGGAAGTAAACAGGCAGTCCGGAGAAATACTTGAATACCTGAAGCGTATAGGTGTCGAGGTAGGCGGAGTTATGTCTAAAGTTGATGAAAGTGCTTACCAGAAAGTGTTAGGGCATTTTAAAAGTGATCTCGAAGAAGCTGAAAAGCATAAACAGAAGCTCGTTGAGTTCAAGAAAAAGCATAAAGGCATAGAAATTGCCGAAATTGAAGATGAGGTCCGCAAGGAAAAGGAAAAGAAGCTTAAGGAAGAAGAAGAAAAGCAGAAGCTTAAAGAAGCAGAAGATAAAGTAAAAGTTGAAAGAGAATCACAGCTTCAGAAAGACCTTGAAGAAAAGCGCAGGCTTATAAAGGAAAAAGAGGCTGAAATTGAAAGACAAAAGCAGAAGGAAGCTGAAGAAAAGAGGCTTGCCGAGCTTGAAGCGTTAAAGCCGAAAAAAGAAGAACCGGTAAAAACAGAAGCAGTAAAGCCGGCAGAATTGCCGCAGGTGAAAAAACCTGAAGAGACTAAAGAAGCCGTTAAGCCGGCAGATAAAAAACCCTTTACACAAAAGCCGGGTGAGTTTAAGACTAAAAGGCATGACGACCGCCATGGCAGAAAAGACGGCGGCGGATATAAAGGCAAAGGCACAGGTACAGGTACGGGAACCGGCCAGGGGTCGCAATCAACCGGGTATAAAAAACCGGGCGGTTACCAGGGCAGAAAGACCGGCGGAACATTTGAACGTGTAACAATAAAGGATGATTTCCGTAAAAATAAAAAGCCGGCGCCCGGACAAAAGCCGGGATTCAAAAAGCCTTTCACTTCACGTGAAGATGAAAAGAAAAAAGATGATAAAGGAGTTGTAAAGCCGGCAACTGAAAATGCTGATGCACTTGCGAAAAAACGTGACTTTGACAAGAATCTAAAATCAAAGAAACAGAAATACCAGGACGGAGCTGAGGCAAAGAAGAAAAAGAAATTAGCAGATGAAGAGGTTACAGCGGAAATCGAAGAAGCGATCCGCGAAACCATGGCTAAGATGGATGAGTCAGGTTCTGCTACAGCTAGACAGCAGCTTAGGAAAAAGAAAAAGAAGGAAAGACTTGAACAGGAGCAGAAAGAAGCCGAAGAAGTACTTGCTAGAGCTAATATAATTCAGGTTACTGAATTTGCTTCCACATCAGAGCTTGCGACACTTATGGGTATTGAAGTAAGCCAGCTTATACAGAAATGTTTTGAGCTGGGAATGATGGTTACTATTAACCAAAGGCTTGATAAAGATCTTATTACCCTGCTTGCTGATGAATTTGGATTCAAAATTGAATTCCAGAAAGAATACGAAGTTGACGCTCTTGCAGATATTGTTGATGATGAAACAAAGCTTATTCACAGGCCCCCGGTGGTTACAATTATGGGTCATGTTGATCATGGAAAAACATCATTGCTAGATTACATCCGCAAAGCCAGTGTTGTAGCCGGCGAAGCAGGCGGAATAACCCAGCATATCGGTGCTTACCAGGTAAAACTTGAAGACGGAAGGCTGATATCATTCCTTGATACGCCGGGTCACGAAGCGTTTACCGCTATGAGAGCGCGCGGCGCGCAGATTACAGATATTGTTGTTCTTGTAGTAGCTGCTGATGACAGCGTAATGCCTCAAACAATAGAAGCTATTAACCATGCGCTTGCGGCAAATGTGCCGATAGTGGTGGCGATAAATAAAATAGATAAGCCGAACGCGGACCCGACTAAGATCAAAACACAGCTTTCAGAAAAAGGTGTGCTGGTCGAAGAATGGGGCGGCAAATACCAGTCAGTTGAAATTTCCGCAAAACAGGGTACTAATGTTGACCAGCTTCTCGAAAAGATCCTGGTTGAAGCCGAAGTGCTTGACCTGAAGGCAAACCCTGACAGGAATGCCCGTGGCGCGATAGTTGAAGCCAAGCTTGATAAAGGCAAAGGTATTACGGCAACTGTACTCGTTCAAAAAGGTACTTTAAGGCTGGGTGATTCATTTGTAGCCGGAAATTACAACGGAAGAGTTAAAGCAATGTATGATGAACGCGGCCACAAAGTTAATGAAGCTAAGCCGGCAACACCTGTACAGGTTCTCGGCTTTGACGGTATGCCCCAGGCGGGCGATGTATTGGTATCAATGGATAGTGAACGCGAAGCAAGGGAAATTGCATTAAAGAGACAGCAGCTTAAACGTGAACAGGATTTCCGCCAGGTGAGATTCATAACGCTTGACGATATTTCCAAACAGATCAAGGAAGGCAAGCAGGTTGACCTTAATGTTATCATTAAAGGTGATGTTGACGGTTCGGTTGAAGCACTTTCTGATTCACTGCTGAAGCTTGGAACAAGCGAAGTAAAAGTAAGCATTATTCATAAAGCGATCGGTGAAATTACTGAATACGACGTTCTGCTTGCAGCAGCATCAAGCGCGATAATAGTTGGCTTTAACGTAAGACCTAATTTGAAAGCAAGAAAGCTTGCCGAGGCAGAAAAAGTTGATATAAGGCTGCATAATATTATTTACGATGTAATTAACGAGATCAAGCTTGCTCTTGAGGGTCTGCTTGAACCGGAAAAAACAGAAGAGGTACTTGCAACCGTTGAAGTTCGCGAAACATTTAAAGTGCCTAAGATAGGCACAGTGGCCGGCTGTTATGTTGTTGACGGCAAGGTTGTAAGGAATAATAAAGTAAGGCTGCTGCGTGACGGCTTCGTTGTATTTGACGGCCATATTAACGCTTTGAAAAGATTTAAAGATGATGTAAGAGAAGTTGAACAGGGCTTTGAGTGCGGTATGAGCCTTGAAAATTTCAATGATATCAAAGTTGGTGATATAGTTGAATCATACACAATTGTGGAAACAAAAAGGAAGCTGGAGCAGAAGTAG
- a CDS encoding DUF4160 domain-containing protein — MPKLYEYLGIVVLFYSNEHTPIHVHGNYQGSECRAEIIVVDGSIVKIIFKRVKGRKQLPVSKLTAFKKLVNKYSSDIVKKWVDYFVYNKPIKPKRITKVI; from the coding sequence TTGCCAAAGCTATATGAATATTTGGGAATTGTAGTTTTGTTCTATTCAAACGAGCATACTCCAATACATGTTCACGGAAATTACCAGGGGTCCGAATGCCGGGCAGAAATAATTGTAGTAGACGGGAGTATCGTTAAGATAATTTTCAAAAGAGTTAAAGGAAGAAAACAATTACCTGTATCAAAATTGACAGCATTCAAGAAACTGGTTAATAAATATTCTTCAGATATTGTAAAAAAGTGGGTGGATTATTTTGTCTATAATAAACCAATAAAACCCAAAAGAATAACAAAAGTAATATAA
- a CDS encoding DUF2442 domain-containing protein: MLEIKSAIYIKDYKLKLLFNDGKSKTVDFGDFLKNSLNPMTKKFLKKSLFQDYSIKYGDLVWGDYEMCFPIWDLYEGKIS; the protein is encoded by the coding sequence ATATTAGAAATAAAATCGGCAATTTATATAAAAGATTATAAATTAAAATTGCTGTTTAATGATGGCAAAAGTAAAACTGTGGATTTCGGTGATTTTTTAAAGAACTCTTTAAATCCCATGACAAAAAAATTCTTGAAAAAATCTTTATTTCAGGATTATTCTATTAAATATGGAGATTTGGTTTGGGGTGATTACGAAATGTGTTTCCCAATTTGGGATTTATATGAGGGAAAGATTTCTTAA
- the rbfA gene encoding 30S ribosome-binding factor RbfA yields the protein MSIRTEKVAEEIKHQLANILTRDLAELKLGLVTVTRVRISRDLKNARAYVSFIGNKEPAEVCLEKINNRKKQIRMHLGSSMHLKFVPEIDFYFDDNMEYASRIDEIIKEIHKDEQDLPAESNDKGKE from the coding sequence ATGTCAATAAGAACAGAAAAAGTAGCGGAAGAAATTAAGCATCAGCTTGCCAATATTTTAACCAGGGATCTTGCTGAGCTAAAACTTGGGTTGGTGACTGTAACACGTGTAAGAATTAGCAGGGATCTTAAAAATGCCAGGGCATATGTCAGCTTTATCGGCAATAAGGAGCCCGCAGAGGTTTGCCTGGAAAAGATAAATAACAGGAAAAAACAGATAAGGATGCATTTAGGTTCAAGTATGCATTTGAAGTTTGTGCCTGAAATAGATTTTTATTTTGATGATAACATGGAATATGCCAGCAGGATCGATGAGATAATAAAAGAGATCCATAAGGATGAACAGGATCTGCCGGCTGAGAGCAATGATAAAGGAAAAGAATAG
- the truB gene encoding tRNA pseudouridine(55) synthase TruB, translating into MAPDTDVKSIDVIGDDFWQLGWQQRSEKAGKEGITVLFDKPKEYTSARLVNIVKKFLDVNKAGHSGTLDPKATGLMIICTGKRTKMLNMLLGCDKEYEGVIVLGERTKSFDSETEVFEKNDISFLTPEILEASVKELTGEIEQVPPMYSAVKHKGKPLYKMARKGIELERAPKIVNVKEFETGLITGNEVTFRVVCSKGTYIRSLVSDLGDKLGTGAYLKELRRTKIGEFDIKEAMNVDDFINRNTER; encoded by the coding sequence ATGGCTCCGGATACGGATGTTAAGAGTATTGATGTAATAGGTGATGATTTCTGGCAGCTGGGCTGGCAGCAGCGAAGTGAAAAAGCCGGTAAAGAAGGTATTACCGTTCTTTTTGATAAGCCAAAGGAATATACAAGCGCGAGGCTTGTAAACATTGTAAAAAAATTCCTTGATGTGAATAAAGCCGGGCATTCAGGCACACTTGATCCCAAAGCCACAGGCCTGATGATCATCTGTACAGGCAAAAGAACAAAAATGCTGAACATGCTTTTGGGATGCGATAAGGAATATGAAGGCGTTATTGTGCTGGGCGAGAGGACAAAAAGCTTTGATAGCGAAACTGAGGTTTTTGAAAAAAATGATATCAGCTTTTTAACCCCTGAAATTCTTGAAGCTTCAGTTAAAGAGCTTACCGGCGAGATCGAACAGGTGCCGCCAATGTATTCTGCCGTTAAACACAAAGGTAAGCCGTTATATAAGATGGCAAGAAAAGGCATTGAGCTTGAAAGAGCCCCGAAAATTGTAAATGTAAAAGAGTTTGAAACAGGGCTTATTACCGGTAACGAAGTAACTTTCAGGGTTGTATGCTCCAAGGGTACTTATATAAGGTCACTTGTAAGCGACCTGGGCGATAAGCTGGGAACCGGCGCATATCTAAAGGAATTAAGAAGAACCAAAATAGGTGAATTTGATATTAAAGAAGCAATGAATGTAGATGATTTTATTAACAGAAACACCGAACGCTGA
- a CDS encoding bifunctional riboflavin kinase/FAD synthetase — MNVYRDLKEVPFDKRSAVTIGTYDGLHLAHRQVINKVIALSGEKGLRSFIVTFEPHPQEVLKNKTPDIKLLTAIDEKLRLFEAAGIENVLVIEFTEEFSKTNAREFYEKYIAGGIGLSDLVIGYDHLFGRNREGSFETLKELGNEFGFETHRVEEIDVEGRPVSSTRIRHALAEGNIEEANRLLGYEYGFDGIVVEGDKVGRTIGYPTVNLKPVKENKVMPREGIYCVRVIHNGREYFGMMYHGYRPTLSEGIKRALEVHIFDFSSNVYGDKITISFLTRLRDDKKFSGKEELIAQIDKDKEDSLRYINEFRKNKIKQ; from the coding sequence ATGAACGTATACAGAGATTTAAAGGAAGTTCCTTTTGATAAAAGATCTGCGGTAACAATAGGTACTTATGACGGGCTTCACCTGGCGCACAGGCAGGTAATAAATAAAGTGATTGCGCTTTCCGGAGAAAAAGGCCTTCGTTCTTTTATAGTTACATTCGAGCCGCATCCGCAGGAAGTACTTAAAAATAAAACGCCTGATATAAAGCTGCTTACGGCAATTGATGAAAAGCTAAGGCTGTTTGAGGCTGCGGGTATAGAAAATGTTCTTGTGATAGAGTTCACTGAAGAATTTTCAAAAACCAATGCCCGTGAGTTTTATGAAAAATATATAGCCGGCGGCATTGGCTTGAGCGATCTTGTTATTGGATATGACCATCTTTTCGGCAGGAACAGGGAAGGCAGCTTTGAGACATTAAAAGAGCTTGGCAATGAGTTTGGATTTGAAACGCACAGAGTTGAAGAAATTGATGTTGAAGGCAGGCCGGTAAGTTCTACCCGTATACGGCATGCGCTGGCAGAAGGCAACATTGAAGAAGCCAACAGGCTTCTTGGGTATGAATATGGATTTGACGGAATTGTAGTAGAAGGCGATAAGGTCGGAAGAACTATAGGTTACCCGACAGTTAATCTGAAACCCGTAAAAGAAAACAAGGTAATGCCCCGTGAAGGCATATACTGCGTAAGGGTTATCCATAACGGAAGAGAATATTTCGGCATGATGTACCACGGTTACAGGCCTACTTTAAGCGAAGGAATAAAGCGCGCGCTTGAAGTTCATATATTCGATTTCAGCAGCAATGTTTACGGTGATAAAATCACTATAAGCTTTTTGACCCGCTTAAGAGATGATAAAAAATTCTCAGGCAAAGAGGAGTTAATAGCGCAGATAGATAAAGATAAAGAAGATTCACTTAGATACATAAATGAGTTCAGAAAAAATAAAATTAAACAATAA
- the rpsO gene encoding 30S ribosomal protein S15, which yields MLTKEAKQEIVSKYGSSAKDSGKTEVQIAILTTRINTLTESHFNTKKKDNHSRLGLLKMVGKRRRLLKYLENKDITRYRAIIKELNIRK from the coding sequence ATGTTAACCAAAGAAGCAAAACAGGAAATAGTATCCAAGTACGGTTCAAGCGCTAAAGATTCAGGCAAAACCGAAGTACAGATCGCTATTTTAACAACAAGAATAAACACGCTTACAGAAAGCCATTTTAACACCAAGAAAAAAGACAACCATTCAAGGCTTGGACTTTTGAAAATGGTTGGTAAAAGAAGAAGGCTTTTAAAGTATCTTGAAAATAAAGATATAACCAGGTACAGGGCTATAATTAAAGAGTTAAATATAAGAAAATAA
- the pnp gene encoding polyribonucleotide nucleotidyltransferase, translated as MVTVKEMDLGGRTLRLETGKLAKQASGSVLARYGDTVVLCTVVGADEPKEGMDYFPLQVEFREKTAAVGKIPGGFFKREARPSEKEILTARLIDRPIRPLFPEEFMCEVQVICTVYSSDQENDADVIAAVGASAALMVSNLPFEGPMGEVRVGRVNGEYIVNPTHSQLKESDMDMVIGGTADSIVMVEGDAKELSEADILGAIKFAHENIKKICAMQSEFAAERNVAKREVKPIEYDQELKSSVKELAAKVISEIHRSDVTKDERSQKYKELYESIEESLKEKFPEQEKIIAKHFDDIQYYDMREMILTEGRRLDGRKTTEIRPITCEVGYLPRNHGSALFTRGETQSLTSMTLGTASDQQIIDGLMPEDKKRFMLHYNFPPFSTGETGRYGSTGRREIGHGHLAERSLEGMLPAEEDFPYTIRIVSDILESNGSSSMATVCAGTLALMDGGVQIKRPVAGIAMGLIKEGERVAVLSDILGNEDFLGDMDFKVCGTSEGITGLQMDIKIKGVSFEIMETALAQAKEGRMHILGIMKEAIAEPRAKISDYAPHLYTMTVPVDMIGAVIGPGGKNIRHIIEMSGAEINIDDDGTVVIAAVSGDSARIAQSMIAKITEVPEKGKTYNGKVVKTTDFGAFVEILPGKEGLLHISQIDKKRVAKVEDVLKRGDMITVKVLEIDSKTGKVSLSHKAVMEDEEKAAKGNPEEVKTEEKPA; from the coding sequence ATGGTAACAGTAAAAGAAATGGATCTTGGCGGAAGAACGCTGAGACTTGAAACAGGAAAGCTTGCAAAACAGGCTAGCGGATCTGTACTTGCAAGGTACGGCGATACAGTTGTACTTTGTACAGTAGTAGGGGCTGATGAGCCGAAAGAAGGAATGGATTACTTTCCGCTGCAGGTTGAGTTCCGTGAAAAAACCGCAGCAGTAGGTAAAATTCCCGGCGGATTTTTTAAGCGCGAAGCAAGGCCGAGCGAAAAGGAAATATTGACAGCAAGGCTTATTGACAGGCCAATAAGGCCGCTTTTCCCCGAGGAATTTATGTGCGAAGTGCAGGTTATCTGCACGGTTTATTCAAGTGACCAGGAAAACGACGCTGATGTTATTGCTGCAGTCGGCGCATCTGCTGCACTGATGGTTTCAAACCTTCCCTTTGAAGGTCCGATGGGCGAAGTTAGAGTAGGCAGAGTTAACGGTGAGTATATTGTAAACCCCACGCACTCACAGCTTAAAGAGAGCGATATGGATATGGTCATCGGCGGAACGGCTGATTCAATTGTAATGGTTGAAGGTGATGCAAAAGAGCTGAGCGAAGCCGATATACTTGGAGCAATTAAATTTGCGCATGAAAACATAAAGAAGATCTGCGCAATGCAGTCTGAATTTGCAGCAGAACGCAATGTTGCCAAACGTGAAGTTAAGCCGATTGAGTATGACCAGGAGCTTAAAAGCTCAGTTAAAGAGCTTGCCGCAAAAGTAATTTCTGAAATTCACAGAAGCGATGTTACCAAGGATGAAAGAAGCCAGAAGTATAAAGAGCTTTATGAATCAATAGAAGAAAGCCTGAAGGAAAAATTCCCCGAACAGGAAAAGATCATTGCTAAGCATTTTGATGATATCCAGTATTACGATATGAGAGAGATGATACTTACTGAAGGCAGAAGGCTTGACGGCAGAAAAACGACTGAGATCAGGCCGATAACCTGTGAAGTTGGATATCTTCCGCGTAATCACGGCTCTGCTTTATTTACCCGCGGAGAAACACAAAGCTTAACATCAATGACACTTGGCACTGCAAGCGACCAGCAGATCATAGACGGCTTAATGCCGGAAGATAAGAAGCGTTTCATGCTTCATTATAACTTCCCGCCGTTTTCAACCGGTGAAACCGGCAGATACGGTTCAACAGGAAGGCGTGAGATCGGTCACGGGCATTTGGCAGAAAGATCACTTGAAGGAATGCTGCCTGCTGAGGAAGACTTTCCGTATACTATCCGTATTGTAAGCGATATACTTGAATCGAACGGTTCATCATCAATGGCAACTGTGTGCGCAGGCACGCTGGCGCTGATGGATGGCGGCGTTCAGATAAAACGCCCTGTTGCAGGTATTGCAATGGGTCTGATAAAAGAAGGCGAGAGAGTTGCCGTGTTAAGTGATATCCTTGGCAACGAAGATTTCCTTGGTGATATGGATTTCAAGGTATGCGGTACATCAGAAGGCATTACCGGCCTGCAGATGGATATAAAGATTAAAGGCGTATCATTTGAAATTATGGAAACTGCATTGGCTCAGGCTAAAGAAGGCAGAATGCATATACTTGGTATAATGAAGGAAGCTATTGCAGAACCAAGAGCTAAGATATCAGATTACGCTCCGCATCTTTACACAATGACAGTACCTGTTGATATGATAGGTGCAGTTATCGGACCCGGCGGAAAAAATATCAGGCATATTATAGAAATGTCAGGTGCTGAAATTAATATTGATGATGACGGAACAGTGGTAATTGCTGCTGTATCAGGTGATTCAGCACGTATAGCACAATCCATGATAGCCAAGATCACAGAAGTACCCGAAAAAGGCAAGACCTACAACGGCAAAGTTGTTAAGACAACCGATTTCGGCGCTTTTGTGGAAATACTTCCAGGCAAAGAAGGCCTGCTGCATATATCACAGATAGATAAAAAGCGTGTCGCCAAAGTTGAGGACGTATTAAAACGCGGCGATATGATAACCGTAAAGGTACTTGAAATTGACAGCAAGACCGGAAAGGTATCACTTAGCCACAAGGCTGTAATGGAAGATGAAGAAAAAGCCGCTAAGGGTAATCCCGAAGAAGTTAAGACGGAAGAAAAACCGGCTTAA
- a CDS encoding T9SS type A sorting domain-containing protein: MKKFYFLTVLLILFLFTTSQAQTPQWYLLPDSPPQGRYDDLYFINAFTGWAVGEGSVSRIIKSTNGGINWQLLSSLNNSYSRAICFLDSVNGFIGTLNGSQHLYRTTDGGHNWAYVDLKDDSILGICGLNSFGNTILGSGMYSGYPRIVISTDRGSTWRVKNLVAYANALVDCYLVNETEAFVTGGIGSTYANRRSVILYTSNAGETWETRFTSNRAGNWGWKISFPSQTTGYVSLENNNLEDTSYFAKTTDGGITWSEKLYGAGLNFREQGIGFVNETTGWMGGYTKFYVTTNGGNDWNQLNLNPEFTSINRIRFYGDTLGYAGGKRIYKYTTDNTIGVSGTQHILPVEIALHQNYPNPFNPVTTIKYEIFETSMSKITIYNVSGEEIFSYSNGFRAPGNFEFMWFGTDHRGRQVPSGVYFYTLETENHIETKKMILVR, translated from the coding sequence ATGAAAAAATTTTATTTTTTAACAGTCCTTCTTATCCTGTTTCTGTTTACTACCTCACAGGCACAAACACCACAATGGTATCTTTTACCTGACTCACCCCCGCAGGGCAGATATGATGATCTGTATTTTATAAATGCTTTTACCGGCTGGGCAGTAGGTGAAGGCTCAGTTTCAAGGATAATTAAATCCACTAACGGCGGAATAAACTGGCAGCTCTTATCCTCACTGAATAATTCATATTCCAGGGCAATTTGTTTTTTGGACTCAGTAAACGGATTTATTGGTACTTTAAACGGTTCTCAGCATTTATACAGGACAACTGACGGCGGTCATAACTGGGCTTATGTTGACCTAAAAGACGATTCCATTTTAGGTATTTGCGGGTTGAATTCCTTTGGAAATACGATTTTAGGAAGCGGAATGTATTCAGGCTACCCAAGGATCGTGATTAGTACAGACCGGGGTTCAACATGGCGGGTAAAAAACCTGGTCGCTTATGCAAACGCTCTTGTGGATTGTTATCTTGTAAATGAAACCGAAGCCTTTGTAACCGGTGGGATCGGTTCAACGTATGCCAACAGAAGATCAGTAATATTATATACCTCTAATGCCGGTGAAACTTGGGAAACTAGATTTACTTCTAACCGTGCGGGAAACTGGGGATGGAAGATCAGCTTTCCTTCACAAACAACGGGGTATGTAAGCCTGGAAAATAACAATCTTGAAGATACGAGTTACTTTGCAAAAACTACTGACGGTGGAATAACCTGGAGTGAAAAACTTTACGGCGCAGGTTTGAATTTCAGAGAGCAGGGAATTGGCTTTGTGAATGAAACAACTGGCTGGATGGGCGGTTATACTAAATTTTATGTGACAACTAACGGGGGAAATGACTGGAATCAGCTAAATCTTAATCCGGAATTTACATCAATAAACCGCATAAGATTTTACGGAGACACATTAGGATATGCAGGAGGGAAAAGGATTTATAAATATACAACCGATAACACAATTGGAGTATCAGGCACTCAGCATATACTGCCGGTTGAAATTGCGCTGCACCAGAACTATCCGAACCCGTTTAACCCTGTTACAACCATTAAATATGAAATATTTGAAACATCAATGTCTAAGATCACTATATATAACGTTTCTGGTGAAGAAATATTTTCTTATTCAAATGGTTTCAGAGCTCCCGGTAATTTTGAATTTATGTGGTTTGGTACAGACCACAGGGGCCGCCAGGTACCTTCAGGGGTGTATTTCTATACTCTGGAAACAGAAAATCATATTGAAACTAAAAAAATGATATTGGTGAGGTAG